A window of Acidobacteriota bacterium genomic DNA:
CGCCGGATCGGCAGGCGGGCGAGGGCGCCGGCCCCTTTCCCTCCCTCACCATCCGTAACGTCATGGTGATCGACGGCACTGGCGCCCCGCCATTCGGTCCGGCCAACATCATTGTCGAGAACAACCGGATCGCGCGGATCGTCAGCGCGGGGACGCCCGGAGTGCCGTCGAAGGAGCCGCCGCCACCGGCCGCGCCGAACATGATCGACGGCACCGGGATGTACGTCATGCCCGGCTTCGTCAACCTGCACGCGCACCTGGGCGACCCGAGCAAAGCGCCGCAGAACGAGTACGTCTACAAACTCTATATGGCCCACGGCGTGACTACCCTGCGCGGGGTCGAGCTGACCGCGCAGCCGATGGCGGCCAAAGAGAAGGAACGCAGCGCCGCCAACGCGATCGTCGCACCCCGCATCTTCAACTACCAGCGCCCCGGCGCCGGCTGGGCGAACGGTCTCGTCGATACTCCCGAGAAGGCGCGCGAGTGGGTGCGGTGGTGCGCGGCCAACGGCGTTGACGGCATGAAGCTCGTTGCCCATCCGCCGGCGATCATGGCGGCGCTGCTGGACGAGGCCAGGAAACACGGCCTGGGCTCGACGGCCCACCTCGAACAGCGCGGCGTCGCGCAAATGGACGCGCTCACGGCGGCGAAGCTGGGCCTCGGCACCGTCACGCACTTCTACGGCCACTTCGAACCGCTGATGCGTGACTACCGCGTGCAGCCGTGGCCCGACCAGATGAACTACAACGACGAGCAGTACCGATTTAGCCAGGTCGGCCGCCTCTGGAACCTGATCCATCCGCCCGGCAGCGACGAGTGGAAGGCCTATCTCCAGGGGCACCTCAAACTGAACACGATCTTCGACCCGACGATGACGGCGTACGCGGCCACCCGTGACGTGATGCGCATGCGCACCGCTGAATGGCACGAGGCCTATACGCTGCCCTCGTTGATGGACTTCTTCACGCCGAACCGCGAGCTTCACGGCGCCTACTACTTCGACTGGACCTCACAGGACGAAGTAGCGTGGAAAAATTTCTACCAGGTGTGGTTCCGACTGGTGAATGACTACAAGAAGATGGGTGGCCGCGTCACGGTGAGCGACGATGCGGCGTACACCTACAACCTGTGGGGCTTCGGCTACATCCACGAGATGGAGCTGCTGCACGAGGCCGGCTTCCATCCGCTCGAGGTGATTCGCGCCGCCACCATGCACGGCGCCGAGGCGCTGCACGAGCCGAAGAACCAGCCGCTGCAGTTCGGCATTGTCCGCGCCGGCATGCTGGCCGACATGGTCCTGGTCGACCAGAATCCGATCCGGAATCTCAAGGTGCTCTACGGCACCGGTCACTTTCGACTGAACGACACTACCCGTCGCACCGAGCGAGTCGGCGGCATTCGCTACACCATCAAGGACGGCATCGTCTACGATGCCAAGAAACTGCTGGCGGATGTCGGCGCCATGGTCGCGGCGCAGAAGAAACAGCGCAAGCCAAGCTAGCGACAGGCCGATGGGCCGCGCGTCGCGGCCCATCCGGTTCTGCTCAGCGGAAGATCAAGTAGTGCTGGCGCGGCAGGAAGTCGTGCTTGCTGTCGAGCGCGTAGCCGGCCTGCGTCATCTCCGCTTCGATCTGCTCGGCGGTGAACCGGAACTCGACCGGCGGCCCCTCCGGCGAGTCCGTGCGGAAATCGACGATGGCGATGCGGCCTCCGGGCTTCAGGGACTTCTTCAATTCGCGGAAGTACGCCGGCCGGCTGCCGATGTGGTGATAGGTGTCGACAATCAGGATGACATCCACCGGCTTGGGCAGGTTTGGGCTCGCGGGCGACGCCAACACGGCGGTGACGTTGCCCAGCTTCTCACCGGCGGCCCGGTGGGTCAGGTGCTCCACCATCTTCGGCTCGATGTCCACGGAGTACACCGACAGGCCCGGCGACACCCTGGCCAGGCGCATGCTGAAGTAGCCGGTGCCGGCGCCGATGTCCGCGACCGCCATGCCGCTCTTGAGGCCGAGCGCATCGATCACGCGCGACGGCATCTGCCACTCGTCGCGCTTGGGGTCGTCGAACTGCTTGGCGAACTTCGCCGGGTCGTCGAAGCGGTGTTGCATGTGGTCGGGCTTGGCGCCGGGCTGTTGGGCGCCGAGCGGGGCCCACGCGCACACGGAAATAGCCATCGCAGCGGTCAGTCGTCTGGTCATCGTCATCATCAAGCCTGCCTCACCGGTCAGTTTGCCCTGTTTTACCCCGATTTGGCCATGCGGCGAAATGTCGCGCTCAGCCACCGGTGACATCGACGACGCGCCGCTCGATTTGCAGTTCTCGCGCCGGCGGGATCAGCAACTGGCCGACGCGGTTCCAGAAGAATTCCTTCACCGTCGCCCAGTCGTCCGGTCCTTCGCCTGGCAGCGCGGCTTCGCGCTCGGCGTCATCGAAGAACGTGAGCGCGCGAAGCAACAGCAGCTCGTTCACGTCCTGCCGGTAGACCTGGCGCATGGCGGCCAGGCACTCTGCAATCCCCAAGGCGTGCCGGTGAAGCGTGACGTAGAGGTCAAAGAAGTCACGGCGC
This region includes:
- a CDS encoding amidohydrolase → MKRTTLLLVGLLVVLGPFVDARQAGLIPAPDRQAGEGAGPFPSLTIRNVMVIDGTGAPPFGPANIIVENNRIARIVSAGTPGVPSKEPPPPAAPNMIDGTGMYVMPGFVNLHAHLGDPSKAPQNEYVYKLYMAHGVTTLRGVELTAQPMAAKEKERSAANAIVAPRIFNYQRPGAGWANGLVDTPEKAREWVRWCAANGVDGMKLVAHPPAIMAALLDEARKHGLGSTAHLEQRGVAQMDALTAAKLGLGTVTHFYGHFEPLMRDYRVQPWPDQMNYNDEQYRFSQVGRLWNLIHPPGSDEWKAYLQGHLKLNTIFDPTMTAYAATRDVMRMRTAEWHEAYTLPSLMDFFTPNRELHGAYYFDWTSQDEVAWKNFYQVWFRLVNDYKKMGGRVTVSDDAAYTYNLWGFGYIHEMELLHEAGFHPLEVIRAATMHGAEALHEPKNQPLQFGIVRAGMLADMVLVDQNPIRNLKVLYGTGHFRLNDTTRRTERVGGIRYTIKDGIVYDAKKLLADVGAMVAAQKKQRKPS
- a CDS encoding class I SAM-dependent methyltransferase is translated as MTRRLTAAMAISVCAWAPLGAQQPGAKPDHMQHRFDDPAKFAKQFDDPKRDEWQMPSRVIDALGLKSGMAVADIGAGTGYFSMRLARVSPGLSVYSVDIEPKMVEHLTHRAAGEKLGNVTAVLASPASPNLPKPVDVILIVDTYHHIGSRPAYFRELKKSLKPGGRIAIVDFRTDSPEGPPVEFRFTAEQIEAEMTQAGYALDSKHDFLPRQHYLIFR